One stretch of Salarias fasciatus chromosome 19, fSalaFa1.1, whole genome shotgun sequence DNA includes these proteins:
- the LOC115406559 gene encoding ATPase inhibitor B, mitochondrial-like: MWRVLRPSVRTVLTCQRNMSSDQLGELGKGAGKGGGGGGSIREAGGALGKREAAEEELYFRRKEQEQLAALKQHHQEEIDHHKKEIERLQREIDRHKGKIRKLKHDD, encoded by the exons ATGTGGCGGGTTTTGCGGCCCAGCGTCAGGACTGTCCTCACGTGCCAGCGGAACATGTCGTCGGACCAG CTGGGCGAGCTGGGAAAGGGAGCGGggaaaggtggaggaggtggaggatccaTCCGGGAGGCCGGAGGAGCCCTGGGCAAGAGGGAAGCCGCCGAGGAGGAGCTGTACTTCAG gcggaaggagcaggagcagctggccgCCCTCAAGCAGCACCACCAGGAGGAGATCGACCACCATAAGAAGGAGATCGAGCGCCTGCAGCGGGAGATCGACCGTCACAAGGGGAAGATCAGGAAGCTGAAGCACGACGACTGA
- the LOC115406548 gene encoding CAAX prenyl protease 1 homolog produces MLDSVSDLPLDRHIFYAVLGFSWAVYLWEAYLSYRQRRIYRTTRHVPHELSKIMDSETFEKSRLYQLDKSNFSFWSGLYSETEGTLILLLGGIPFLWDVAGSLTARLGLGPEYEISQSLVFLTLATLFSAVTGLPWSLYSTFVIEEKHGFNQQTLGFFLKDAVKKFVVTQCILLPVTSLLLYIIKMGGDYFFIYAWLFTLAVSLVLVTIYADYIAPLFDKFTPLPEGELKTQIEAMAKSISFPLTKVYVVEGSKRSSHSNAYFYGFFKNKRIVLFDTLLEDYSPLNKSGDPPAEPADAEETSSESRVKAKNKKQGCNNPEILAVLGHELGHWKLGHTVKNIIISQMNSFLCFSLFAVLIGRSELFLAFGFSSQPTLIGLMIIFQFIFSPYNELLSFCLTVLSRRFEFQADAFARGLGKASELHSALIKLNKDNLGFPVADWLFSMWHYSHPPLLERLVALGHVKQD; encoded by the exons ATGCTGGACTCTGTCTCCGACCTCCCGCTGGACAGACACATCTTCTACGCCGTCCTGGGCTTCTCCTGGGCGGTGTACCTGTGGGAGGCGTACCTCTCCTACCGCCAG AGGAGGATCTACAGGACAACCAGACATGTCCCTCACGAGCTCAGCAAGATCATGGACTCGGAAACGTTCGAGAAGTCCCGTCTCTACCAGCTGGACAAGAGCAACTTCAGCTTCTGGTCTGGGCTGTACTCAGAGACTGAGGGGACG CTGATCCTGCTGCTGGGCGGGATCCCCTTCCTGTGGGACGTTGCCGGTTCTCTGACGGCCCGGCTGGGACTGGGTCCGGAGTACGAGATCAGCCAGTCGCTGGTGTTCCTGACGCTCGCCACGCTGTTCAGCGCCGTGACGGGTCTGCCCTGGAGTTTGTACAGCACCTTCGTGATCGAGGAGAAGCACGGCTTCAACCAGCAG ACGCTGGGCTTCTTCCTGAAAGACGCGGTGAAGAAGTTCGTGGTGACGCAGTGCATCCTGCTGCCCGTCACCTCGCTGCTGCTCTACATCATCAAGATGGGCGGAGACTACTTCTTCATCTACGCCTGGCTCTTCACGCTGGCCGTCTCTCTG GTTCTGGTGACCATCTATGCGGATTACATCGCTCCGCTGTTTGACAAGTTCACCCCTCTGCCCGAAGGCGAGCTGAAGACGCAGATCGAGGCCATGGCCAAGAGCATCAGCTTCCCCCTCACCAAGGTCTACGTGGTGGAAG GTTCCAAGCGTTCCTCACACAGTAACGCCTACTTCTACGGCTTCTTCAAGAACAAACGCATCGTGCTGTTTGACACTCTGCTGGAGGATTACTCTCCACTCAACAAGTCTGGAGATCCGCCGGCCGAGCCGGCCGACGCCGAGGAGACGTCCAGCGAGTCCAGGGTCAAGGCCAAG AACAAGAAGCAAGGCTGCAACAACCCGGAGATCCTGGCTGTGCTGGGCCATGAGCTGGGCCACTGGAAGCTGGGTCACACCGTCAAGAACATCATCATCAGCCAG atGAACTCCTTCCTGTGCTTCTCGCTGTTCGCCGTGCTGATCGGACGCTCCGAGCTCTTCCTGGCGTTCGGCTTCAGCAGCCAGCCCACCCTGATCGGCCTGATGATCATCTTCCAGTTCATCTTCTCCCCGTACAACGAG ctCCTGTCCTTCTGTCTGACCGTCCTGAGCCGCAGGTTCGAGTTCCAGGCGGACGCGTTTGCTCGTGGGTTGGGCAAAGCGTCGGAGCTGCACTCGGCCCTCATCAAGCTCAACAAGGACAACCTGGGCTTCCCCGTGGCCGACTGGCTCTTCTCCATGTGGCACTACTCCCACCCCCCCCTGCTGGAGCGCCTGGTCGCCCTGGGCCACGTCAAGCAGGACTGA